CGGTCGGCCGGGTCCGTACGAGGCTCGGGGCGCGGCCCGACCAGGGACATCTCCCCGCGGAGCACGTTGAGCAGCTGGGGCAGCGCGTCGAGCCCGCACCGCTCCACGGCCGAGCCGAGGCGGCCGGCGCCGTCGGTGCGGAGCCGCCGGGTGCGGAAGGGCCGTCCGGCCAGGCCTGCTGCGGGCTCCCGTACGAAGGCCCGCCCGCCCTGGGTCACGTAGAGCAGTGCGGCGGCCAGCGCGAGCGGTGCGGCGCACAGGGCGAGCAGGATCGCGGCCCCGAGGAGGTCGAACACCCGCTTCGCCGACGGCCGGGCCGGCCAGTGCCAGTGCCCTGCCCGGGCGATGAGGGAGATTGCTG
This genomic window from Streptomyces sp. NBC_01351 contains:
- a CDS encoding sugar transferase — its product is MAAISLIARAGHWHWPARPSAKRVFDLLGAAILLALCAAPLALAAALLYVTQGGRAFVREPAAGLAGRPFRTRRLRTDGAGRLGSAVERCGLDALPQLLNVLRGEMSLVGPRPEPRTDPADRLLVRPGMTGLWQVSARSDLPWEEMALLDRHYVENHWLGMDLAILAQTPRAALRQRLA